The sequence below is a genomic window from Gadus morhua chromosome 12, gadMor3.0, whole genome shotgun sequence.
CAACAGTTTGTGTGCAAGTCTCACAGCAGACTAGCAACGAAGACCATAAATCTGAAATCGTTCCATCCAAACagtgttattgttttatttaaagagGGTTCCTTGTGCACTTCATTCGTGTGGTTCTTCACAGCTGCATGGTGTAGGAGCGAGAGAAAAATGACTGCTCTCTTGCGACCTAGATGAGGCCTGACCAATTGCCATTAACACCTGAAGTCCCTGCATCCATCAAAGCAGTGACCCTTAGCCGCGAATACATGCTCCCGGATGATTGGTGGGCCAGGCAGCCTCTCCAGACAGATATTCTACCTAGCATACTAATCAACCGTGGGATCCAGTGCTACAGTTCTCCCCGCATGTCAAGATAATGATCATTGAGAGTGCTGGTTATTTGCAAGCTAACCAAAGAAAACAGCCAGACAATTAGGTCTCTGAACGCTTCAGTGGCTCAGAGAGTGAAAGATGATAATATCGGGATACATAATAACATGATATTATAATCCTTTATGCTCAAGTGATCAATAGGTATAATTATAAGGtcttgtgtaaaagtgtgtttgtgtttcaagcACTAGCCTTTTACTGAGGTCCATGTTGGTTTTCGTCTTCAGGTGTTCCAGAACGTCCGTCTCGCTAAGAGGAATGAAGCTCCCATACTTCAAGAAGAAGCCCTCCAAGAAGTCTGgaacgggagggggggagatttGTTCATAACGTAACTGGAGGACATATTTACACATATTGCCAAGAAAATTACAGAGGTATGCATCACAGTTCACACAGAATAATATATGTTAGGATTAAGTGTTGGGGTTGACCCTAAAATAACCTTTAAAGTATTCATCACGTTCTTACACTAAACTAAATATTGTTCAAGATATTTTGAAAGAACACTAGGAAAGGGCTACACCTCCTTTCAAGCGTTGGAGGGTCTATGCATGTCTGTTCCGAATCTGGAAAGGTGtgatataatttaatataagTTAATATAAGTGAATTATAAAATTTGTACTATTTTACAATGTTGCAGACTCCTTTAATCCAAAGCTCATTCATGGCATGCTTGAGCAACTTCTGGCCCAGGGATGCCTACAAGTAGTCGGGGAACATTAGGGTTCAAACGTGGTACCCTTTCGGCTAGGGGCCGACCACTCTAACCTCTAAGCCCATCcaaccccccctgtccccccccccccccaatacaaaTCAACACATCAACATTGGACCTGGAGGCAGATCTTTAGTGAACCTCACCGTGAAGCATCTCCGTGAGCAGCTCTGTGCAGTCCGTCTCGGATGTCTGCGGTCCGATCTGCAGCGCACCCGCCTCCGTGGGGACCTGGTCCCCCGGCCCCCAGGTGCCCTGAAGACAGTACTGCCTGTGGTCCAACAGCCCCCAGCCATGTGGGCCGCTCTGCACGGCGATGGACTCCAGCGAAGGCGCCGGTGACCGGGCCGTGTGGAACGCGGGCGTCTCTGTGTGGGCGGGGCTGCCGCCCGGGTCCGCCatctccaccaccgccgccgccgccgccgccgcgtcgcCGTCagggggtggcggcggcgtgCTGCTGGACGTGGGGTCGCTGGCTTGTGCCGATGGGTCCACCTGCATGGCGGAGTCCtggtccccggggggggggggcggcggcggcggagcccTCCGAGACGGCcgggtcggcggcggcggctccctTCTCGGGCGCGCCGACGCCGCCTTCGGGCGCGCCTGCGTCCGCgtttgcctcgctctctctcgcttccccGTCTTCGGAGAAATGAACGCCGTTCCCGTTGGTGGCACTAGAGGGAAGTAGGTCTGACGCGGGGCTCTCcccctgctccatctcctcggGCCCCTGGCACACGGCCGTGGATCCAGGGCTGGCCGGGCCGACCGCTCCAGCAGGAGCAAAGACCTTCTGGGCAGCAACACACGCTGCTCCCGCGATGACCACCCCACTGCCCTCCAgctccccgcctcctcctcctcctccccctccttcgaTGTTCCCTGTGTTCTCCAACGTCCTGCCGACGCTggcacctctccccctcctcgctACTGCCCCCCTACCCCTGGCCCCTCTCAGGCCAGccgctcccctcccccttcgCTGACCTCGGCCCCCCCGCACCACCAGGGCCGACCCTTTCTCTTGGGAGTCACTCCTAATCTCTTTGGCGACGAGGCTTTTCATTGGTCCATCCTGCCAAGCGCTTTCACCTGGCAGATCTAAATAAGTGTCCGACTGGCCGTCGACCCCGGTCCCTTTCGCCACATCGTATTTATCACTGTCCtcgtcctcatcatcatcatcatcatcattcagtTCAAAAGTCTTAATCCTTGTCAGATGACCCCCCCCCGTGCCTTTGGGGGTGTCCCCGTTGTAGCCCAGAGGCCCAGAGGCCCTGCCTCTGGGCCTGCCCCGACCCCTTCCTCTGGCCCGCCCACGACCCCGGCCTCCCCTGCTTGGCGTGGGCGTGGTCGTGACATTGTGTCCTTTGCCGTTGGGACCGCAGCAGTCACAGGCCTTCGGGGTCCGCTTCCTGCCTGAAGATCGTCCGTTCCCGGCAGCCTGGAACTGGTCGGGGCTCAGAGCTGATCCCGGGCCTGACTCTGGATGGTCATTGGGGGCCGGTTTGACCTGAGGAGCCTCGGTGGCGTCTGAGCTTGAGGTTATCAGATCGCCGGAGGGCTCTGTGAGGCCTTCATCTGTGTGAGTTGAATGTAGAGGCTGCGCACTGACTGCCAGAAGAGGTGAAGCGGACGGAGTTGTGGGCATGAGAGGGGCATTGGCACCGCTGTGAACCATGACTCACTGTTCAGGTTCCCCCTACCCCATTCCCAAGGACCCCTGCTTCTTTTTCCGTTGCCCTCACTCAAGCACTCCGCTAAATTGTAGTCCACAAACTTCCTTGTTTAGGCTATTTATACCCCCTCTTTTTAACTCGCCAATAAGGGTATTCTTTCGACAAGTATATCCAACCATATAGTCGAGACAAGAGGATAACAATTTTACAACGTTTTAATGGTTGCAAGCATATATCCTATTCTATTTTTACACCATGGCCAGCAACCCAGATCAAAGATGAGGGCTAAGTAAGACGACCTAGAAAAAAAAGAGACGAGCTCCGGTCAAGAGATAGTTATTTATATGTCCACGTCAGGACTacgaaaagaagaaaaataaatgtgtggAAAGTTTGGGAATGTGATTGATAAGCTTTGGGAATGTGATTGATGATCTGCACTTAATGAAGATCTGCAATGCATGCATGTTCTACAAACATCAATAAAGACAAAGGAAACACTGTTTCATGCTGATCAACGAAAATTATTTTGTTGAGTCGACGTTTGAGTAATGTTATTCAGCGTGTTCTTTccagtaaaaaaataacaaatacaatatcGAAGGTAAGAGCAACTCTTCGACTGCGCTAGCTAAT
It includes:
- the LOC115555317 gene encoding LOW QUALITY PROTEIN: spidroin-2-like (The sequence of the model RefSeq protein was modified relative to this genomic sequence to represent the inferred CDS: deleted 1 base in 1 codon), giving the protein MVHSGANAPLMPTTPSASPLLAVSAQPLHSTHTDEGLTEPSGDLITSSSDATEAPQVKPAPNDHPESGPGSALSPDQFQAAGNGRSSGRKRTPKACDCCGPNGKGHNVTTTPTPSRGGRGRGRARGRGRGRPRGRASGPLGYNGDTPKGTGGGHLTRIKTFELNDDDDDDEDEDSDKYDVAKGTGVDGQSDTYLDLPGESAWQDGPMKSLVAKEIRSDSQEKGSALVVRGGRGQRRGRGAAGLRGARGRGAVARRGRGASVGRTLENTGNIEGGGGGGGGGELEGSGVVIAGAACVAAQKVFAPAGAVGPASPGSTAVCQGPEEMEQGESPASDLLPSSATNGNGVHFSEDGEARESEANADAGAPEGGVGAPEKGAAAADPAVSEGSAAAAPPPRGQDSAMQVDPSAQASDPTSSSTPPPPPDGDAAAAAAAVVEMADPGGSPAHTETPAFHTARSPAPSLESIAVQSGPHGWGLLDHRQYCLQGTWGPGDQVPTEAGALQIGPQTSETDCTELLTEMLHDFLEGFFLKYGSFIPLSETDVLEHLKTKTNMDLSKRKLDIPGEIRRFKAGLASAPVAGFMVTYNKHTLSLEDLGTLEEQNWVNDQVINMYGELIMEATQSKVHFFNSFFHKQLVAKGYDGVKRWTKKVDLFSKWLLLVPIHLEIHWSLITVNTATKTISYYDSQGVVFKHTIDNIMKYLQSEALEKKQTNYQKGWRMLIIRGIPQQKNDSDCGVFVLEYCRRLSMKEPLHFSQEDMPHIRKRIYKELCDYRLND